In Pyrus communis chromosome 8, drPyrComm1.1, whole genome shotgun sequence, one genomic interval encodes:
- the LOC137743074 gene encoding pentatricopeptide repeat-containing protein At1g62680, mitochondrial-like: MTSKGIAPNVIPYTSLVHGFCKVENWKEAKRLFNEMVSKQIFPNVCTFSVLVDTYCKEGMVQEARSLVEMMIQRDIKPNTVTYNLLMDGYCLRGEMGEAKKVFEVMLSKGCMVDTSCYNIMINGYCKSKRIDDARMLFVEMSHEGVVPDTVTYNTLMDGFCKMGRTQDAQNLFSQMQACGQLADIQTYSILLHGMCANQQFPKAIELLEEMEGKKSDFNIVTYNILIDGLSIAEKVEYAWDFFCRLSSK, encoded by the coding sequence ATGACGAGTAAGGGTATTGCTCCCAACGTCATTCCCTATACCTCTTTGGTTCATGGATTTTGCAAAGTAGAGAATTGGAAAGAAGCTAAAAGATTGTTTAATGAAATGGTGAGTAAACAAATCTTTCCAAACGTGTGCACCTTCAGTGTTTTGGTTGATACATATTGTAAAGAGGGTATGGTCCAGGAAGCAAGGAGCCTGGTTGAAATGATGATTCAAAGAGATATCAAACCTAATACAGTTACATACAATTTGCTTATGGATGGTTACTGTTTGCGAGGAGAAATGGGCGAGGCGAAAAAGGTTTTTGAAGTAATGCTTAGCAAAGGCTGCATGGTTGATACTTCTTGTTATAACATAATGATAAACGGCTACTGTAAAAGTAAAAGGATAGACGATGCCCGAATGCTTTTTGTGGAAATGTCTCATGAGGGAGTTGTTCCAGATACGGTTACTTATAACACTCTTATGGATGGGTTTTGCAAGATGGGGAGAACACAAGACGCACAGAACTTGTTCTCTCAAATGCAAGCTTGTGGCCAACTTGCAGACATTCAAACTTATTCTATTTTATTGCATGGCATGTGTGCAAACCAACAATTTCCCAAGGCAATTGAATTGTTGGAAGAGATGGAGGGAAAGAAGTCGGATTTTAATATTGTAACTTACAATATTCTTATTGATGGTTTGTCCATAGctgaaaaagttgaatatgcGTGGGATTTCTTTTGTCGCTTATCATCAAAATGA
- the LOC137743077 gene encoding pentatricopeptide repeat-containing protein At1g09220, mitochondrial-like, with translation MEKVGLKPNRVTLLSIFNACSHGGLIDEGLNFGKMIDEYEIALDIKHYWCLIDMLRRAGSIEEAQKMALKIPCNIVYVVIWRTLLGACSFHGNVEMGERVTKKILEMERGYGGD, from the coding sequence ATGGAGAAAGTTGGTCTCAAACCGAATCGAGTGACATTGTTGAGTATTTTCAATGCTTGCAGCCATGGAGGATTAATTGATGAGGGGCTGAACTTTGGGAAGATGATCGACGAATATGAAATTGCACTGGACATCAAGCACTACTGGTGTCTAATAGATATGCTACGGAGGGCAGGGAGTATAGAAGAAGCACAAAAGATGGCTTTGAAGATTCCTTGCAATATTGTTTATGTTGTGATTTGGAGGACGCTCTTGGGTGCTTGTAGCTTTCATGGTAATGTGGAGATGGGTGAGAGGGTGACGAAGAAGATACTGGAGATGGAGAGAGGATACGGAGGGGACTAA